A section of the Polyodon spathula isolate WHYD16114869_AA chromosome 29, ASM1765450v1, whole genome shotgun sequence genome encodes:
- the LOC121302463 gene encoding D(1) dopamine receptor-like, with amino-acid sequence MGKMELRFGKGGSREVGPQQWLGEESLPWSNVTNGTWSQENWDKDQAPGLTLRTLSGCLLFLLILSTLLGNTLVCAAVVKFRHLRSKVTNFFVISLAVSDLLVAVLVMPWRAVTEVAGFWPFGSFCDIWVAFDIMCSTASILNLCIISVDRYWAIASPFRYERKMTQRVAFVMIGVAWTLSVLISFIPVQLSWHKADDIPPDPGSTFSPNATRPKNCDSSLNRTYAISSSLISFYIPVAIMIVTYTLIYRIAQRQIRRISSLERAGEHAQNCQGSDCPHNASLKSSFKKETKVLKTLSIIMGVFVCCWLPFFVLNCMVPFCDAATHDPDQLPCVRETTFSIFVWFGWANSTLNPIIYAFNADFRRAFTTILGCSRLCSSNAVETVNFSNELVSYHHDTTNLRDIVTLSYPHLLPHMVKQSPREKELSFDKVSRISPVSARRCESPSCPPAVVHAECETDISLDKINPFTPDLA; translated from the coding sequence ATGGGGAAAATGGAGCTCAGGTTCGGCAAGGGAGGCAGCAGAGAAGTGGGACCGCAGCAGTGGCTGGGGGAGGAGAGCCTTCCCTGGAGCAACGTGACCAACGGCACGTGGTCCCAAGAGAATTGGGACAAGGATCAAGCCCCGGGACTCACTCTCCGCACTCTGAGCGGctgcctcctcttcctcctcatcctcaGCACCCTGCTGGGGAACACGCTGGTGTGCGCGGCCGTCGTCAAATTCCGCCACCTGCGCTCCAAAGTCACCAACTTCTTTGTCATCTCCCTGGCCGTGTCGGACCTGTTGGTGGCCGTGCTGGTCATGCCCTGGAGGGCAGTCACCGAGGTGGCTGGATTCTGGCCGTTTGGCAGCTTCTGCGACATCTGGGTGGCATTTGACATCATGTGCTCCACTGCCTCCATCCTCAACCTGTGCATTATCAGCGTGGACCGCTACTGGGCCATCGCCAGCCCATTCCGCTATGAGCGCAAGATGACCCAGCGAGTGGCTTTTGTCATGATTGGGGTGGCCTGGACGTTATCTGTTCTCATCTCCTTCATCCCGGTGCAGCTGAGCTGGCACAAAGCAGACGACATCCCTCCGGATCCCGGTTCCACTTTCTCTCCAAACGCCACCCGGCCGAAGAACTGCGACTCCAGCCTGAACCGCACGTATGCCATCTCCTCGTCCCTCATCAGCTTCTACATCCCCGTGGCCATCATGATCGTCACCTACACCCTCATCTACCGCATCGCTCAGAGGCAGATCCGACGCATCTCCTCACTGGAGCGGGCGGGGGAGCACGCCCAGAACTGCCAAGGCAGCGACTGCCCCCACAACGCCAGCCTCAAGAGCTCCTTCAAGAAGGAGACCAAGGTCCTCAAGACTCTCTCCATCATCATGGGTGTCTTCGTCTGCTGCTGGCTGCCCTTCTTTGTCCTCAACTGCATGGTCCCCTTCTGTGACGCAGCCACCCACGATCCTGACCAGCTGCCCTGCGTGAGAGAGACTACCTTCAGCATCTTCGTGTGGTTCGGCTGGGCCAACTCCACCCTGAACCCCATCATCTACGCCTTCAACGCCGACTTCCGCAGGGCCTTCACCACCATCCTGGGGTGCAGCCGCCTCTGCTCCAGCAATGCGGTGGAGACGGTCAACTTCAGCAACGAGCTGGTGTCCTACCACCACGACACCACCAACCTCCGGGACATCGTGACCCTCAGCTACCCCCACCTGCTGCCCCACATGGTCAAGCAGTCCCCCAGGGAGAAGGAGCTCTCCTTCGACAAGGTCTCTCGGATCTCTCCAGTCTCCGCGCGCAGGTGCGAGAGCCCCAGCTGCCCCCCTGCTGTGGTGCACGCTGAGTGCGAGACGGACATCTCTCTGGACAAGATCAACCCCTTCACACCCGACTTGGCTTGA